One Cucumis sativus cultivar 9930 chromosome 1, Cucumber_9930_V3, whole genome shotgun sequence DNA segment encodes these proteins:
- the LOC105434515 gene encoding calmodulin-binding protein 60 G yields MESDRKRDFQNLHYRPSETSPKITSNSIPTPGSEDPSDIVDRFFTPQFLSQMEDTIFRRVSKEFDRKLLSSYTDQFLLSLSSSAIQRNNHNNEETTKFSLCFLNQIPSTIFTNNEIETGNGDALQVALIDVKNSNAILSNGLLSIAQIEVIVLDGDSDEFMSRNILSQRNGKRPLIVGNDLKLHLKNGVGVIKSLSFTDNSSWVRSKQFRLGLRIVDDKTHGKFPRIREAVSQPFRVLENRGEGSKKHHPPQREDEIWRLERIRRNGVYHKILSSQGIKTVDDFLRTYEEKGPLYLRKLLGKNVSNKSWNAMVTNAMECVPLVKSFAPSFKRQDLLEYEGMGSEGFEENLEVSEQRNSSDWNKILETTFEEWEPMQEASTSYKYNP; encoded by the exons ATGGAGAGTGACAGAAAGAGAGACTTTCAAAACCTTCATTATCGACCTTCTGAAACTAGCCCTAAAATAACATCCAACTCTATTCCAACACCTGG ttCTGAAGACCCGTCCGACATTGTAGATAGATTTTTTACTCCTCAATTCTTGTCTCAAATGGAAGATACTATTTTTCGCCGG gTCAGTAAGGAATTTGATAGAAAGCTTCTGTCGTCTTACACTGATCAATTTCTTCTATCGTTATCTTCAAg CGCTATCCAACGAAATAATCATAACAATGAAGAAACAACCAAgtttagtttatgttttctCAACCAAATTCCTTCCACTATTTTTACCAACAACGAGATAGAAACGGGCAATGGTGATGCATTACAAGTTGCACTTATTGATGTCAAGAATTCCAATGCCATCCTCTCCAACGGACTGTTGTCGATAGCACAAATTGAGGTCATCGTCCTCGACGGAGACTCGGACGAGTTCATGAGCCGAAACATTTTGTCTCAAAGGAATGGAAAAAGGCCATTAATCGTGGGTAATGATTTGAAACTTCATCTCAAAAATGGAGTTGGGGTCATCAAGAGTTTGAGTTTCACTGACAATTCAAGCTGGGTGAGATCCAAACAATTTAGATTAGGATTAAGAATTGTGGATGACAAAACTCATGGCAAGTTTCCAAGAATTAGAGAAGCTGTATCTCAACCATTCAGAGTCTTAGAAAATCGAGGAGAAG GGAGCAAGAAGCACCACCCTCCACAAAGGGAAGACGAGATATGGAGATTAGAAAGAATTAGAAGAAATGGTGTTTATCATAAAATCTTATCTTCTCAAGGCATCAAAACGgttgatgattttttaagAACTTATGAAGAAAAGGGTCCTCTTTACTTAAGAAAG TTACTTGGTAAGAATGTGTCAAACAAGTCATGGAATGCAATGGTCACTAATGCTATGGAATGTGTCCCTCTTGTCAAAAGCTTTGCTCCAAGCTTCAAG AGGCAAGATTTGCTTGAATATGAAGGCATGGGAAGTGAAGGTTTTGAAGAAAACTTAGAAGTAAGTGAGCAAAGGAACTCAAGTGATTGGAATAAGATTTTAGAAACAACATTTGAAGAATGGGAGCCCATGCAAGAAGCTTCAACTTCATATAAATACAACCCATGA
- the LOC101221118 gene encoding exonuclease DPD1, chloroplastic/mitochondrial has product MCLSIFRFPKYGVPVLANLWRENFHPLNRNHGHNCWYDQLCFRIYNLEGGRNKRWTRKSITTKAGEKAKTNPSSKPTNIRNEILQESMLASCTVNINKSEKSETQKLQYCDIQPTIIKSKEFAHLVTVITFDIETTGFSRNLDRIVEIAFQDLSGGENSTFQTLINPQCYITNSNIHGISNRMVDSPSVPRMQELIPIILQFVKSRQKPGGYVLLVAHNARTFDVPFLLSEFSRYSVDIPLNWLFFDTMTLARQLMKLSDSKITKITLQALGEYYGIKLDGKAHRALSDVRLLSSILQRLTFDLKLDISDLVERAFTPLDLINKKKK; this is encoded by the exons ATGTGCCTTTCAATCTTCCGATTTCCGAAATATGGAGTCCCTGTTTTAGCTAACCTTTGGAGGGAAAACTTTCATCCCTTGAACAGGAATCATGGTCATAATTGTTGGTATGATCAGCTTTGTTTTAGGATCTATAACCTTGAAGGAGGGCGGAACAAGAGATGGACCAGAAAATCTATTACTACCAAAGCGGGGGAGAAGGCAAAGACCAACCCTAGCAGTAAACCCACCAATATCAGGAATGAAATCTTGCAGGAATCGATGTTAGCAAGCTGTACAGTTAACATTAACAAGTCCGAGAAAAGTGAAACTCAGAAGCTTCAATATTGTGATATTCAACCAACAATTATTAAGAGCAAGGAATTCGCTCACCTGGTGACAGTTATAACCTTTGACATTGAAACGACAGGTTTTAGTAGAAACCTCGATAGAATAGTGGAAATTGCATTTCAAGATCTTTCAGGAGGAGAAAATAGCACCTTTCAAACATTAATAAATCCACAGTGCTATattacaaattcaaatatacatGGCATTTCAAACCGTATGGTCGATAGTCCCAGTGTTCCAAG GATGCAGGAACTTATTCCAATTATATTACAATTTGTCAAAAGCCGTCAGAAACCTGGTGGTTATGTATTATTGGTAGCTCATAATGCTCGTACCTTCGACGTACCCTTTTTACTCAGTGAATTCAGCCGTTACTCCGTTGATATTCCTCTAAATTGGCTATTTTTCGATACTATGACGTTAGCCCGTCAACTGATGAAGTTATCCG ATTCGaagattacaaaaataacattacAAGCTCTTGGCGAGTATTACGGTATAAAACTGGATGGTAAAGCACATCGAGCATTGTCAGACGTGAGATTGTTGTCATCGATTCTTCAGAGGCTTACTTTCGACCTCAAGCTAGATATCTCGGATCTCGTTGAAAGAGCTTTCACTCCTTTAGATCTGattaataagaagaaaaaatag
- the LOC101206429 gene encoding calmodulin-binding protein 60 A-like, translating into MSYIQFLPSSSSSTIQLNNHNNEETTKFSLCFLNQIPSTIFTNNEIETGNDHGLHVAIIDVNNYAIVSDGPLSIAQIEVTVLNGDSDEFNSQNILPPRDGKRPLIVGNDLNLHLKNGVGFIKSLSFTDNSSWVRSKQFRLGLRIVEEKIQGKIPKIREAVSQPFRVLDHRGEGSKKHHPPQRKDEIWRLERIRRNGVYHKILSSHDIKTVDDFLKTYEEKGPLYLRKLLGKKVSNKSWNAMVTNALECVPLDKNFVPSFERQDLFEYEGMGTEGVEGNIEVSEQRNSSDWNQFLETATLEEWEPMQHEVDYVNAYCETNHTTKYK; encoded by the exons ATGTCTTACATTCAATTTCTTCCATCGTCATCTTCAAg CACTATCCAGCTAAATAATCATAACAATGAAGAAACAACCAAgtttagtttatgttttctCAACCAAATCCCTTCCACTATTTTTACCAACAACGAGATAGAAACGGGGAATGATCATGGATTACACGTTGCAATTATTGATGTCAATAATTATGCCATCGTCTCTGACGGTCCTTTGTCGATAGCACAAATTGAGGTCACCGTCCTCAATGGAGACTCAGACGAGTTCAATAGCCAAAACATTTTGCCTCCGAGGGATGGAAAAAGGCCATTAATTGTGGGTAATGATTTGAATCTTCATCTCAAAAATGGAGTTGGGTTCATCAAAAGTTTGAGCTTCACTGATAATTCAAGCTGGGTGAGATCGAAACAATTCCGATTAGGATTACGAATTGTGGAAGAGAAAATTCAAGGTAAGATTCCAAAAATTAGAGAAGCTGTTTCTCAACCATTCAGAGTCTTGGATCATCGGGGAGAAG GGAGCAAGAAGCACCATCCTCCACAAAGGAAAGACGAGATATGGAGATTAGAAAGAATTAGAAGAAATGGTGTTTATCATAAAATCTTATCTTCTCATGACATCAAAACCgttgatgattttttaaaaacttatgaAGAAAAGGGTCCTCTTTACTTGAGAAAg TTACTTGGTAAGAAGGTCTCAAACAAGTCCTGGAATGCAATGGTCACTAATGCTTTGGAATGTGTCCCTCTTGACAAAAACTTTGTTCCAAGCTTTGAG AGGCAAGATTTGTTTGAATATGAAGGCATGGGAACTGAAGGTGTTGAAGGAAACATAGAAGTAAGTGAGCAAAGGAACTCAAGTGACTGGAATCAGTTTTTAGAGACAGCAACACTTGAAGAATGGGAACCCATGCAACATGAAGTGGACTATGTAAATGCATATTGTGAAACCAATCATACTACCAAATACAAATGA
- the LOC105434516 gene encoding calmodulin-binding protein 60 B-like encodes MGNGDALQVALIDVNHSNAIVSDGPLSIAQIEVIVLDGDSEEFMSQNILSRRDGKRPLIVGNDLKLHLKNGVGFIKSLSFTDNSSWVRSKQFRLGLRIADDKIYGKFPRIRESVSQPFRVLDHRGKGSKKHHPPQREDEIWRLERIRRNGVYHKILSSQGIKTVDDFLRTYEEKGPLYLRKLLGKKVSNKSWNAMVTNALECVPLDKNFAPSFERQDMFEYECMGSEGLEGDLEGSEQRNSNDWNKFLETTVEEWESMQEASTSYKYNHEVEDMFFNWEKKEGDRERGGADKDSERKGAAVQTNKRKRREATDGEEVDVEGVDRNASWRRVPPFSVV; translated from the exons ATGGGGAATGGTGATGCATTACAAGTTGCACTTATTGATGTCAATCATTCCAATGCCATCGTCTCCGACGGGCCATTGTCGATAGCACAAATTGAGGTCATCGTCCTCGACGGAGACTCGGAAGAGTTCATGAGCCAAAACATTTTGTCTCGAAGGGATGGAAAAAGGCCCTTAATTGTGGGTAATGATTTGAAACTTCATCTCAAAAATGGAGTTGGGTTCATCAAGAGTTTGAGCTTCACAGACAATTCAAGTTGGGTGAGATCCAAACAGTTTCGATTAGGTTTAAGAATTGCGgatgataaaatttatggCAAGTTTCCAAGAATTAGAGAATCTGTATCTCAACCATTTAGAGTCTTGGATCATCGAGGAAAAG GGAGCAAGAAGCACCACCCTCCACAAAGGGAAGACGAGATATGGAGATTAGAAAGAATTAGAAGAAATGGTGtttatcataaaatattatcttcTCAAGGCATCAAAACGgttgatgattttttaagAACTTATGAAGAAAAGGGTCCTCTTTACTTAAGAAAG TTACTTGGTAAGAAGGTGTCAAACAAGTCATGGAATGCAATGGTCACTAATGCTTTGGAATGTGTTCCTCTTGACAAAAACTTTGCTCCAAGCTTTGAG AGGCAAGATATGTTTGAATATGAATGCATGGGAAGTGAAGGTTTAGAAGGAGACTTAGAAGGAAGTGAGCAAAGGAACTCAAATGATTGGAATAAGTTTTTAGAGACAACAGTTGAAGAATGGGAGTCCATGCAAGAAGCTTCAACTTCATATAAATACAACCATGAAGTGGAAGATAT GTTTTTTAattgggaaaagaaagaaggagatAGAGAGAGGGGGGGAGCTGACAAAGACAGTGAGAGAAAAGGTGCAGCcgtacaaacaaacaaaaggaaGAGGAGAGAGGCAACCGACGGTGAAGAGGTTGACGTTGAGGGCGTCGACCGGAATGCCAGTTGGCGACGGGTTCCGCCCTTCAGCGTGGTTTGA
- the LOC105436246 gene encoding GATA transcription factor 16 produces the protein MGFMDLSQKGLLLADTKCCVDCKTTKTPLWRGGPTGPKSLCNACGIRFRKRRISTRGTNRRDKKREKVNDNHSSAVATVSATTTSSSGTTITTTTSSSGVDGDENSGECGSLRMRLMMSLEEDVMVVKKQQWQWQRKVGEEEKQAAMSLIALSNDSLIS, from the exons ATGGGTTTCATGGATTTAAGCCAAAAG GGACTTTTGCTGGCGGATACTAAATGTTGTGTTGATTGTAAGACTACTAAAACTCCTTTGTGGCGTGGAGGCCCTACTGGACCTAAG TCACTGTGTAATGCATGTGGGATTAGATttagaaagagaagaatatcCACCAGAGGAACGAACAGACGTGACAAGAAGAGGGAAAAAGTTAACGACAATCACTCCTCCGCCGTTGCCACCGTGTCAGCCACCACCACTTCCTCAAGTGGGACGAccatcaccaccaccacctcctCCTCCGGCGTGGATGGAGATGAGAATTCAGGGGAGTGTGGGTCATTGAGAATGAGACTAATGATGTCATTGGAGGAGGATGTGATGGTGGTGAAGAAACAGCAGTGGCAATGGCAGAGGAAGGTCGGGGAGGAGGAGAAGCAAGCAGCCATGTCTTTAATAGCGCTGTCGAATGACTCTCTAATTTcctga